In Plasmodium coatneyi strain Hackeri chromosome 5, complete sequence, a genomic segment contains:
- a CDS encoding Cdc2-related protein kinase 1 produces the protein MEDRGPPKGGKYHHHGGWQQTLLLGDEPPNGEDNPVEMRYNREMAKRNEKKKDQFEKSRYHYYNRRADENSYFGESQQAAKTSDKRKHSPDKTSDHSYRTGKRTREGTNQEEEEGVSRRNNKHVKSFKSEGEHNPHEKSNRYEGENSHEKHLQQCKDNVGGKDEGEDWDESESEELGSDIEGSYEEQSDGEGSDGPPSDDEAIKAQGLLHGCRSVKNYRKLNKISEGTYGAVFRAQNKKTKKIVALKQLKNFSSMRHEGFAITSLREISILLQLYHENILSVKEVVIGKHLNDIYLVMEYVEHELKMLLDNKTPSFTISELKCLLKQLLSGVDYLHTNWVMHRDLKTTNLLYSNKGVLKICDFGMARKFGHINNHNITKNVVTLWYRAPELLLGERCYTNKIDIWSVGCIFAEMILKKPLFIGENEIDQILKILNLLGLPDREDYPEFYEYSFISKNKELFKKKKIKMNVTKIRSHFPNVANQFSGLYLSDTGLDLLQQLLHFNPKNRISAADALKHPYFKEFPKPLDIGDMPIIPDTNKVIRSKKMTSQYKIVDQNNIRFHS, from the exons atggaagacaGGGGGcccccaaagggggggaaatatcACCACCACGGTG GGTGGCAACAGACACTCCTACTGGGGGACGAACCCCCAAACGGCGAGGACAACCCAGTGGAAATGCGATACAATAGAGAAATGGCAAAGCgcaatgaaaagaaaaaggaccAGTTTGAAAAATCACGTTACCATTACTATAATAGGCGAGCCGATGAAAATAGCTATTTTGGTGAGTCACAGCAGGCTGCCAAGACAAGCGATAAAAGGAAGCATTCCCCGGATAAAACAAGCGATCATAGTTATCGCACTGGTAAACGGACAAGGGAAGGAACCaaccaggaggaggaagaaggtgtAAGCAGGAGGAATAACAAACATGTGAAAAGTTTTAAAAGTGAAGGGGAACACAACCCACATGAAAAGAGTAACCGTtatgaaggggaaaacagtCATGAGAAGCATCTCCAACAATGTAAGGACAACGTGGGGGGGAAAGACGAAGGAGAAGACTGGGACGAAAGCGAAAGTGAGGAATTGGGAAGTGATATAGAAGGGAGTTACGAAGAGCAAAGTGACGGAGAAGGAAGCGATGGACCCCCCAGCGACGACGAGGCGATTAAAGCGCAGGGGCTGCTGCACGGATGCCGGAGCGTGAAAAACTACAGGAAATTGAATAAAATAAGCGAAGGAACATACGGAGCAGTGTTCCGGgcacaaaacaaaaagacGAAGAAGATAGTAGCGCTGAAACAGTTGAAGAACTTTTCGAGCATGCGCCACGAAGGGTTTGCAATCACATCCCTTCGGGAAATAAGCATATTGCTCCAATTGTAccatgaaaatattttatcagTAAAGGAAGTAGTGATAGGCAAACACCTAAATGACATTTACCTAGTAATGGAATATGTAGAGCATGAGTTGAAAATGCTCTTGGACAACAAAACCCCGAGCTTTACCATCTCGGAACTGAAGTGCCTACTGAAGCAACTACTCAGCGGTGTTGATTACCTGCACACCAACTGGGTCATGCACAGAGATTTAAAAACGACCAATCTGTTGTATAGCAATAAAGGCGTCCTAAAAATTTGCGACTTTGGAATGGCGAGAAAATTTGGCCATATAAATAATCAcaatattacaaaaaatgtcGTAACGTTATGGTATAGAGCCCCAGAATTGCTATTAGGAGAAAGGTGCTATACAAATAAAATCGACATATGGAGTGTTGGCTGCATTTTCGCTGAAATGATTCTCAAGAAGCCATTATTTATTGGGGAAAACGAAATTGACcagattttaaaaatattaaactTGTTAGGTCTACCAGATAGGGAAGACTACCCCGAATTTTATGAATACTCTTTTATTtcgaaaaataaagaactttttaaaaaaaaaaaaatcaaaatgaaCGTCACCAAAATACGCTCCCATTTTCCTAATGTTGCGAACCAGTTCTCAGGTCTATACTTATCAGACACTGGACTGGACTTACTACAACAGTTGCTGCATTTTAATCCCAAAAATAGGATCTCCGCGGCAGATGCTTTAAAACATCCCTACTTTAAGGAATTTCCCAAACCCTTGGACATTGGCGATATGCCCATTATTCCAGACACCAATAAGGTTATTCGgtcgaaaaaaatgactaGCCAGTATAAGATCGTTGACCAGAATAATATACGCTTCcattcgtaa